A portion of the Shewanella sp. SNU WT4 genome contains these proteins:
- a CDS encoding class I SAM-dependent methyltransferase — MHLLSPVLTSIPLPLDDNSRRLFHGRGGKVAGLEHICLDWFEPVILLTSFKPLTVEELDGYIEQIQLWWQLDTQLNLVYQCRAGLESITQVILGQVPYPHWITEAGIRYRVHIDRGQNHGIFLDMANGRRFVSEHSQGKKVLNLFAYTCGFSLAALKGGASEVINIDMSKGAIAIGKQNHSENDFAGLSRFLSHDIFKSWGKLKKLGPYDVIIADPPSNQKGSFVATKDYVRLLRRLPELLAEDAELLLCLNAPELSMDFLQQQVQEAAPQLTWIERLANPEVYADVDEDKSLKVLRYKVTS; from the coding sequence ATGCACCTGTTATCACCTGTATTAACGAGTATACCATTGCCTTTAGATGACAATAGTCGTCGCTTATTTCACGGCCGAGGTGGCAAGGTTGCTGGCCTTGAACATATTTGTCTCGACTGGTTTGAACCTGTCATTTTATTAACTAGTTTTAAGCCATTAACTGTCGAAGAATTAGATGGTTATATTGAGCAAATTCAATTGTGGTGGCAGCTCGATACCCAGCTTAATTTAGTGTATCAATGCCGGGCAGGCCTTGAAAGCATCACTCAAGTGATCCTTGGTCAAGTGCCATATCCGCATTGGATCACTGAAGCGGGTATTCGTTATCGAGTGCATATTGATAGAGGTCAAAATCATGGCATCTTTTTGGATATGGCCAATGGTCGCCGATTTGTAAGCGAACACAGCCAAGGTAAAAAAGTACTCAACTTGTTTGCTTATACTTGTGGTTTTTCATTGGCGGCATTAAAAGGTGGCGCTAGTGAAGTGATTAATATTGATATGAGTAAAGGCGCCATTGCGATTGGTAAACAAAATCACAGTGAAAATGATTTTGCTGGGCTCAGTCGCTTCTTATCTCACGACATTTTTAAATCTTGGGGCAAGCTTAAAAAGTTAGGACCTTATGATGTGATCATTGCCGACCCGCCAAGCAATCAAAAGGGCAGTTTTGTTGCTACGAAAGACTATGTCCGTTTGCTCAGACGCTTGCCTGAGTTATTAGCCGAAGATGCTGAATTATTACTTTGCCTCAACGCTCCGGAATTATCGATGGATTTTTTACAGCAACAAGTGCAAGAAGCCGCGCCGCAGCTCACTTGGATTGAGCGTTTAGCTAACCCTGAGGTTTATGCTGACGTTGATGAAGACAAGTCATTAAAGGTGTTGCGATACAAAGTGACGAGTTAA
- a CDS encoding TIGR01777 family oxidoreductase yields the protein MKILITGASGFIGRHWLNALADEHDIVIVSRQDANNIKGLPLGRINIVKLEALTHLNDFDVILNLAGEPIIDKRWTAAQKEKICYSRWHITDTLVKLLSISTPKPRVFISASAIGVYGTWNTKPQDETTPIRGISEQNPRQVDFAQQVCSTWEKKAFAAQSELTRVCIIRIGIVLGHGGALAKMKLPFTLGLGGKIASGKQGMSWIHIDDLTALMLRCLQDPDFSGIYNGTAPNPVSNNDFTQALGKQLQRPTLFAVPALVLNALFGESASLLTQGQYILPTRAINQGFQFNYPTMATALAQIYSKNIR from the coding sequence ATGAAAATACTCATCACTGGCGCGAGCGGATTTATTGGTCGCCATTGGCTCAACGCATTAGCTGATGAACATGACATTGTCATCGTCAGTCGCCAAGATGCTAATAATATTAAGGGCCTGCCTCTTGGGCGCATCAACATAGTCAAGCTTGAAGCATTAACTCATCTCAACGACTTTGATGTTATCTTAAATCTTGCTGGCGAACCCATTATTGATAAACGTTGGACAGCCGCGCAAAAAGAAAAGATTTGCTACAGCCGCTGGCATATCACTGACACTTTGGTGAAATTGTTATCTATATCCACGCCAAAACCTCGAGTCTTCATTAGTGCCTCAGCTATCGGTGTTTATGGCACCTGGAATACTAAACCACAGGATGAAACGACCCCCATCCGTGGGATTAGCGAGCAAAACCCCAGACAAGTCGATTTTGCCCAGCAAGTGTGTAGCACTTGGGAGAAAAAGGCCTTCGCGGCGCAATCGGAACTCACCCGAGTATGCATTATTCGAATAGGCATAGTCCTTGGTCATGGAGGTGCCTTAGCCAAAATGAAATTACCCTTTACTTTAGGTTTAGGCGGCAAGATTGCCTCGGGTAAACAAGGCATGAGTTGGATTCATATCGATGATTTAACAGCGTTAATGCTACGCTGTTTACAGGATCCTGATTTCAGCGGTATTTATAACGGCACGGCCCCTAACCCTGTGAGTAATAATGATTTTACGCAAGCGTTAGGCAAGCAATTACAGCGTCCAACATTATTTGCTGTTCCGGCATTAGTGTTAAACGCTTTATTCGGTGAAAGTGCTAGCTTACTCACGCAAGGCCAATATATTTTGCCAACGCGTGCCATCAACCAAGGTTTTCAGTTTAATTATCCGACCATGGCAACAGCCTTAGCACAAATCTATAGTAAAAATATCCGCTAA
- a CDS encoding RNA-guided endonuclease TnpB family protein translates to MFTGIKLRANPTSDQKLVLSQWMGCARSIWNAKIDEERYYRTFVRKYYPIGTYAPIDQKAYQFKSKELTPWLYKCPSQIIRNSAVNWYQTYQKFMKGGCGRPKRRSKSDRGSIHLTREVFRFDRCEDGNLRLFIGTKTNNIGYLSFKAHNKFEIPNSLYVRKERAQYYVSFCYENGKDESELSSNSEDLAFLQGSTKEYLEEHTIGVDRGIAIPVHAGSMTFDFYDNQKNNMTKAERYIKRLQRKLARQQKGSSRRNKTKHRIATHHAKKANIRNDFAHKTSRSLVDSKAKVIVFEALSTSRMTRKPKAKQNEQGRYLPNKAKQKAGLNKSILNVGWHMIETYTKYKAYQAGKAVFKIPAPYTSQECAKCDHTHPDNRKSQELFVCGKCGNTDNADNNASLVIKKRAINLILDTGTVLSDDGVLRTKSDSGRGGNRKTGRAKNSTSSVQRSVKKEKLAA, encoded by the coding sequence ATGTTCACTGGCATTAAGCTACGCGCTAACCCTACATCAGACCAAAAGCTGGTATTAAGCCAGTGGATGGGCTGTGCGCGTAGTATCTGGAATGCCAAAATCGATGAGGAAAGGTACTACAGGACGTTTGTTCGTAAGTATTACCCGATTGGTACTTACGCGCCGATTGATCAGAAAGCTTATCAATTCAAGTCAAAAGAGTTAACGCCGTGGCTGTATAAATGCCCTAGCCAGATTATCCGTAACAGTGCGGTTAACTGGTATCAAACTTACCAGAAGTTCATGAAAGGCGGGTGTGGGAGACCTAAACGCAGGTCTAAGAGTGATCGTGGCAGCATCCATTTAACTCGCGAGGTGTTCCGTTTCGACCGTTGCGAAGATGGAAACCTGCGTCTATTTATCGGCACAAAGACAAATAATATTGGTTACTTGTCGTTTAAAGCGCATAACAAGTTCGAGATCCCGAACTCGCTGTATGTGCGCAAAGAGCGTGCTCAATACTATGTGTCTTTCTGCTATGAGAATGGCAAAGACGAGTCGGAGCTATCTAGCAATTCTGAGGATTTAGCATTTCTGCAAGGCTCAACAAAAGAGTATCTGGAAGAACACACTATCGGTGTAGATCGTGGTATTGCAATTCCTGTTCATGCTGGATCAATGACGTTCGATTTCTACGATAATCAGAAAAACAACATGACCAAAGCAGAACGCTATATTAAACGACTGCAACGTAAACTGGCACGTCAGCAAAAAGGCTCAAGTCGTCGCAACAAAACTAAGCATCGCATTGCTACTCACCATGCTAAAAAAGCGAATATCCGCAATGATTTTGCGCACAAGACAAGCCGCTCGCTTGTCGATAGCAAAGCAAAGGTTATTGTTTTCGAGGCACTAAGTACCTCACGCATGACGCGCAAGCCAAAGGCAAAGCAAAACGAGCAAGGCCGCTATCTGCCAAATAAAGCCAAACAAAAAGCCGGACTAAACAAGTCCATCCTAAATGTTGGCTGGCACATGATAGAAACCTACACCAAATACAAAGCTTACCAAGCGGGTAAAGCTGTATTCAAAATTCCCGCCCCGTATACCAGTCAGGAGTGTGCTAAGTGCGATCACACTCATCCCGATAACCGAAAATCACAAGAACTCTTTGTGTGCGGCAAATGTGGCAATACTGACAATGCAGATAACAACGCATCACTGGTCATTAAGAAACGGGCAATTAACCTAATTTTAGACACTGGAACGGTGTTGTCTGATGATGGGGTTCTAAGAACCAAGTCAGATAGTGGACGTGGAGGCAATCGTAAGACTGGCCGAGCCAAAAACTCGACTAGCAGTGTCCAACGAAGCGTCAAAAAAGAAAAGTTAGCAGCTTAG
- a CDS encoding PA4780 family RIO1-like protein kinase, producing MKIPKRLQPLVDDGLVDQVISQLMSGKEATVYMVRCGQDIRCAKVYKEANQRSFKKAAQYQEGRKSRNSRRARAMEKGSKYGRDQQESAWQNAEVDALFTLADANVRVPTPYGCFDGVLLMELITDAHGDVAPRLNDVSFPEEQALRDHATVMQDIVRMLCAGLVHGDLSEFNVLVDEQGPVIIDLPQAVNAAANNNAKAMLKRDVNNMTQYYGQFAPQLLTSQYADEIWSLFEKGELFPDSVLTGHFDAPIHEADVSAVLDEIRAAFDEEQEKRERMKEAEEV from the coding sequence ATGAAAATACCTAAACGCTTACAACCGTTAGTGGATGACGGTTTGGTTGACCAAGTGATCAGCCAACTGATGAGTGGCAAGGAAGCCACGGTTTATATGGTGCGATGCGGCCAAGATATCCGCTGCGCTAAAGTTTATAAAGAAGCCAATCAGCGCAGCTTTAAGAAAGCGGCTCAATATCAAGAGGGCCGTAAAAGTCGCAATAGCCGCCGTGCCCGCGCGATGGAGAAAGGCTCTAAATATGGTCGTGATCAGCAAGAATCCGCTTGGCAAAATGCCGAAGTAGATGCTCTGTTTACCTTAGCGGATGCTAACGTTAGAGTACCAACCCCTTACGGTTGCTTTGATGGCGTGTTATTAATGGAACTCATCACAGATGCTCATGGCGATGTTGCCCCGCGTCTTAATGATGTCAGCTTCCCTGAAGAACAAGCCTTAAGAGACCATGCCACAGTCATGCAAGATATAGTGCGGATGCTATGCGCAGGTCTTGTTCATGGCGACTTATCTGAATTTAATGTGCTGGTCGATGAGCAAGGGCCTGTCATTATTGACTTGCCACAAGCGGTTAACGCTGCAGCCAATAATAATGCTAAAGCCATGCTCAAACGTGACGTCAATAATATGACCCAATATTATGGTCAATTTGCGCCGCAGTTATTGACGAGCCAATATGCCGATGAAATTTGGAGCTTGTTTGAAAAGGGTGAACTATTCCCTGATTCAGTTCTAACCGGTCATTTTGATGCTCCGATTCATGAAGCCGACGTTTCAGCCGTGCTTGATGAAATTAGAGCCGCATTTGATGAAGAGCAAGAAAAACGTGAGCGCATGAAAGAAGCAGAAGAAGTTTAA
- a CDS encoding FtsX-like permease family protein yields the protein MTNSAPLAWRLFRRELLQGQLMLIILAIALAVMAVSGLAGVSERLQSAIRTQASEFIAADLTLDSPQAIEAAWLDKAKSLGLSSATNMIFNSMLFHDDKFQLVTVRAVDEHYPLKGEIELTSGNTEQLPQSGEMWFEGRLAGLLGQPQALELGLTEFRLTQEIRRLPDAGFNPFAQSPIVLIAMSDVEATQVVQPGSRVNYLYQFAGDSDALKAFEDYVTPLLNNSQRLSDVTSSESPIAKAINRAEQFLLLASLLGIALACAAIAIAAQRYCERHYDVVAMLKTFGASSQQIRHIFGLHLLLVSLAGIIAGLLLGLMLDNAVSLMLPAELASNSPSWWRPAALGLLTGLISAFMFCVYPLWRLLAIPPLRVFQADLQGLALGNWVHIVLSMLAMGLLGYLYSGSLTLTLSVLAGGGLLGTLLALLGMLMVRLGHGVGIRTSNPLQLALAGLRRRARQNVVQLVGFSSALVLLLTILALRNDLLSEWRSQLPADAPNYFLVNIAPEDEARLQQFFTDQQMTLGDVYPVVRARLVAINGESLISAAMAKQGDAGRVGIDRELNLSWQANVPAHNQIIAGEYHQHAGEVSIESKVAERLGIVLGDVLSYRIDNQALDVKVTSIRLVRWESLQPNFFMLFHQQDLAPFAYTAMTSFYLDDSQKDKILALIQEFPTLAIIDVGAMMSQLRGIVDQVSVSLSLVLVLVLAASSLVLFAQTEAGMAVRQRELAVLRTFGGSGRLLKMATALEFALLGAISGVIATIVAEFTLYLLKTQVFELNVIWHPSWWLLAPLFGATLVALLGLWRCRQLLNKNCRQLLTA from the coding sequence ATGACTAATAGTGCTCCGCTAGCATGGCGCTTATTTCGCCGTGAGTTGCTCCAAGGTCAGCTAATGCTGATTATTTTGGCAATCGCCTTAGCGGTAATGGCAGTTAGTGGCTTAGCGGGCGTGAGTGAACGCTTGCAAAGCGCTATTCGCACTCAGGCCAGTGAATTCATTGCCGCCGATCTAACTTTAGATTCGCCGCAAGCCATCGAGGCTGCATGGTTAGACAAAGCCAAAAGTTTAGGCTTGAGCTCTGCCACTAATATGATTTTTAATTCCATGTTGTTTCATGATGATAAATTTCAATTAGTCACAGTGCGCGCCGTTGATGAGCATTATCCGCTAAAAGGTGAGATTGAGCTGACATCAGGTAACACTGAGCAGTTACCACAAAGTGGTGAAATGTGGTTTGAAGGGCGCTTAGCCGGCCTATTAGGCCAACCGCAAGCATTAGAGTTGGGCTTAACTGAGTTTAGGTTGACGCAAGAAATCAGGCGTTTGCCCGATGCCGGTTTTAATCCTTTTGCGCAGTCGCCCATAGTGTTAATCGCTATGAGCGATGTGGAGGCTACCCAAGTGGTGCAACCAGGCAGCCGCGTAAATTACTTGTACCAATTTGCTGGAGACAGTGACGCCCTTAAAGCGTTTGAAGATTATGTTACGCCGCTGCTGAATAACTCGCAGCGATTAAGTGACGTGACTTCATCAGAATCCCCCATTGCCAAAGCCATTAATCGCGCGGAGCAGTTTTTACTATTAGCCAGCTTGCTTGGTATCGCGCTAGCCTGCGCGGCGATAGCTATTGCCGCGCAACGCTATTGTGAGCGCCATTACGATGTTGTCGCTATGCTAAAAACTTTTGGCGCCAGCAGTCAGCAAATTCGCCATATCTTTGGCTTACATCTGCTGCTAGTTAGTCTTGCGGGGATTATTGCAGGCTTATTGTTAGGGCTAATGTTAGATAACGCCGTGAGCTTGATGCTACCAGCAGAGCTGGCATCCAATAGCCCAAGCTGGTGGCGTCCGGCCGCACTAGGGTTACTCACAGGCTTAATCAGCGCCTTTATGTTCTGTGTCTATCCATTGTGGCGATTGTTGGCAATTCCGCCGCTACGAGTCTTTCAGGCCGACTTGCAAGGTCTAGCGCTGGGTAACTGGGTGCATATAGTACTGAGCATGTTAGCTATGGGCTTATTAGGCTATCTCTACAGTGGCTCATTAACCTTAACCTTATCGGTATTGGCTGGCGGCGGGCTACTTGGGACATTACTGGCTCTCTTAGGTATGTTGATGGTTCGCTTAGGCCATGGCGTGGGAATACGGACTTCCAATCCCTTACAATTAGCCCTGGCTGGACTTAGGCGTCGTGCGCGCCAAAATGTGGTGCAATTAGTCGGTTTTTCAAGCGCGTTAGTGTTACTCCTCACTATTCTTGCTTTGCGTAATGATTTATTGAGTGAATGGCGATCGCAATTACCAGCCGATGCCCCTAATTACTTTTTAGTGAATATTGCCCCAGAGGATGAAGCGCGCCTTCAGCAATTTTTTACTGACCAGCAAATGACGCTAGGGGATGTATATCCTGTGGTGCGCGCAAGATTGGTTGCTATTAATGGCGAGTCATTGATTTCTGCGGCCATGGCTAAGCAAGGTGATGCTGGTCGTGTGGGCATTGATAGAGAGCTTAATTTGAGTTGGCAGGCGAATGTGCCTGCGCATAATCAGATTATAGCGGGCGAGTACCATCAGCATGCTGGTGAAGTCTCGATTGAATCAAAAGTGGCTGAACGTTTAGGTATCGTGCTGGGTGATGTATTAAGTTATCGCATTGATAATCAGGCGCTTGATGTCAAAGTGACTAGTATTCGATTAGTGCGTTGGGAAAGTTTACAGCCTAATTTCTTTATGTTGTTTCACCAGCAAGATTTGGCGCCGTTTGCTTATACCGCTATGACTAGTTTTTATCTTGATGATAGTCAGAAGGATAAGATTTTAGCGCTCATTCAAGAGTTTCCAACCTTAGCCATTATCGATGTTGGCGCCATGATGTCGCAGCTGCGCGGTATTGTCGACCAAGTGTCTGTGTCATTAAGCCTAGTCTTAGTATTGGTGCTGGCTGCCAGCAGCTTAGTACTGTTTGCGCAAACCGAAGCTGGAATGGCGGTGCGGCAACGTGAATTGGCTGTACTGCGCACCTTTGGTGGCAGTGGTCGGTTACTGAAAATGGCAACCGCATTAGAGTTCGCGTTATTGGGCGCCATTTCAGGTGTGATAGCGACGATAGTGGCTGAATTTACTTTATATCTATTAAAGACTCAGGTGTTTGAGTTAAATGTTATTTGGCATCCAAGCTGGTGGTTATTAGCACCGTTATTTGGTGCTACCTTGGTTGCATTACTGGGATTATGGCGCTGCCGGCAATTACTTAATAAAAATTGTCGGCAATTACTTACAGCTTAA
- a CDS encoding ABC transporter ATP-binding protein produces MENNIIRSINLEKTVHTQEGELTILRGINLEVKCGETIAIIGPSGSGKSSLLGLLAAMDTPSRGDIMLDGISLASLDEEAKAKIRKDKLSFIFQSFLLVDTLNALENVMLPAELAGVKDAKSQALALLTKVGLAHRINHLPKQLSGGEQQRVAIARAFICRPKVLFADEPTGNLDAQNGEKIADMLFAMNEHSDTTLVLVTHDEKLARRCQRQLLMQDGQLTEVTAIKETTAQVVLAEAL; encoded by the coding sequence GTGGAAAATAATATCATTCGCTCAATCAACCTTGAAAAAACTGTCCATACCCAAGAAGGCGAGTTAACTATCCTGCGGGGCATCAATCTTGAAGTCAAGTGTGGAGAAACTATCGCAATTATTGGTCCATCAGGGTCAGGTAAATCAAGCTTATTAGGCTTACTTGCGGCTATGGATACTCCAAGTCGCGGCGATATTATGTTAGATGGTATTTCACTGGCGAGCTTAGATGAAGAAGCTAAAGCTAAAATCAGAAAAGATAAGTTAAGCTTTATTTTTCAGTCATTTCTATTGGTTGATACGTTAAACGCCCTTGAAAATGTGATGCTGCCGGCTGAGCTTGCTGGGGTTAAGGATGCCAAAAGCCAAGCGTTAGCCTTGTTAACAAAAGTGGGCTTAGCTCATCGCATTAATCACTTACCTAAACAATTATCTGGCGGCGAGCAGCAACGAGTGGCCATTGCTAGAGCCTTTATTTGTCGCCCCAAAGTGTTATTTGCCGACGAACCCACAGGTAACTTAGATGCGCAAAACGGTGAGAAAATTGCCGATATGCTCTTTGCCATGAATGAGCACAGCGATACCACCTTAGTGCTGGTAACTCATGATGAAAAACTAGCACGCCGCTGTCAGCGGCAGTTATTGATGCAAGATGGTCAATTAACGGAAGTGACGGCAATAAAAGAAACAACAGCGCAGGTTGTGTTGGCGGAGGCGCTATGA